Proteins encoded within one genomic window of Oncorhynchus mykiss isolate Arlee chromosome 27, USDA_OmykA_1.1, whole genome shotgun sequence:
- the LOC110507583 gene encoding serine/arginine-rich splicing factor 7 isoform X1 yields the protein MSYHSSSRSSSRNTDCKVYVGDLGNGAAKGELERAFSYYGPLRTVWVARNPPGFAFVEYEDARDAEDAVKGMDGKVLCGSRIRVELSTGMSRKTKHGRPSRRHFDPQDRCYQCGDRGHYAYDCYRFSKRGGGRRSRSRSRSRSRSVSRSRGSRYRSRSRSNDRSRHRSPSYPKRRKRSGSPVRSKSRTSVRSRSRSRSGSRARGRSASRSRSRSRSPSHKRNSRSRSPSQKKSPTPGED from the exons ATGTCATACCACTCGTCTTCTCGCAGCTCTTCTCGTAACACCGATTGCAAGGTCTATGTTGGCGACTTAGGCAACGGTGCTGCCAAGGGTGAGCTAGAGCGGGCGTTCAGTTACTATGGCCCTTTACGCACGGTTTGGGTGGCCAGGAACCCCCCAGGTTTCGCATTTGTGGAGTATGAGGATGCCCGTGATGCAGAGGACGCAGTTAAAGGCATGGATGGAAA GGTGCTGTGTGGCTCTCGGATCCGTGTGGAGCTGTCCACTGGCATGTCACGGAAGACCAAACATGGCCGCCCCAGCCGCCGCCACTTTGACCCTCAAGACCGCTGCTACCAGTGTGGGGACAGGGGCCACTATGCCTACGACTGCTACCGTTTCAGCAAGAGGGGGGGAGGTCGTCGGAGCAG ATCACGCTCTCGCTCCCGGTCTCGTTCCGTCTCCAGGTCACGTGGCAGCCGCTATCGATCCCGCTCCCGCAGCAATGACCG CAGCAGGCACCGCTCCCCATCTTATCCCAAACGTAGGAAGAG GTCTGGTTCCCCTGTGCGGTCAAAGTCCAGGACCTCTGTTAGGAG TCGTTCCCGTTCTCGGTCAGGGTCCCGGGCCAGAGGGCGCTCTGCGTCTCGCTCTCGCTCCAGATCCCGCTCTCCCAGCCATAAGAGGAATAG
- the LOC110507583 gene encoding serine/arginine-rich splicing factor 7 isoform X2, which translates to MSYHSSSRSSSRNTDCKVYVGDLGNGAAKGELERAFSYYGPLRTVWVARNPPGFAFVEYEDARDAEDAVKGMDGKVLCGSRIRVELSTGMSRKTKHGRPSRRHFDPQDRCYQCGDRGHYAYDCYRFSKRGGGRRSRSRSRSRSRSVSRSRGSRYRSRSRSNDRSRHRSPSYPKRRKRSGSPVRSKSRTSVRSRSRSRSGSRARGRSASRSRSRSRSPSHKRNRSLS; encoded by the exons ATGTCATACCACTCGTCTTCTCGCAGCTCTTCTCGTAACACCGATTGCAAGGTCTATGTTGGCGACTTAGGCAACGGTGCTGCCAAGGGTGAGCTAGAGCGGGCGTTCAGTTACTATGGCCCTTTACGCACGGTTTGGGTGGCCAGGAACCCCCCAGGTTTCGCATTTGTGGAGTATGAGGATGCCCGTGATGCAGAGGACGCAGTTAAAGGCATGGATGGAAA GGTGCTGTGTGGCTCTCGGATCCGTGTGGAGCTGTCCACTGGCATGTCACGGAAGACCAAACATGGCCGCCCCAGCCGCCGCCACTTTGACCCTCAAGACCGCTGCTACCAGTGTGGGGACAGGGGCCACTATGCCTACGACTGCTACCGTTTCAGCAAGAGGGGGGGAGGTCGTCGGAGCAG ATCACGCTCTCGCTCCCGGTCTCGTTCCGTCTCCAGGTCACGTGGCAGCCGCTATCGATCCCGCTCCCGCAGCAATGACCG CAGCAGGCACCGCTCCCCATCTTATCCCAAACGTAGGAAGAG GTCTGGTTCCCCTGTGCGGTCAAAGTCCAGGACCTCTGTTAGGAG TCGTTCCCGTTCTCGGTCAGGGTCCCGGGCCAGAGGGCGCTCTGCGTCTCGCTCTCGCTCCAGATCCCGCTCTCCCAGCCATAAGAGGAATAG